tttttggacTACCATTATTCCTTTTTTGGCAaatcagcagatttttttttttttttttttttttttacttttcaaaatatctgttttctatttaaaaacattttaaaatgtaatttattcctgtgatttcaaagctgaatttttatcatctgCATGACTGATCAGCATcctacggagcccctaaggggacgtcagagtaaaaaaaatctaaagtttagtttcatgtgctcacttgaaactttcatgtgctcacgcgaaaaccttcatgtacagaattttttttaaagtttagtttcatgtgctcacgtgaaactttcacgtgcgcacgcgatagtttcacgtgcgcacgcgatagtttcacgtgctcACGCGAAACTataagtttcacgtgcgcacgcgatagtttcacgtgcgcacgcgaaactatagagaaagtttcacgtgagcacgcgatagtttcacgtgcgcacgcgaaactatagagaaagtttcacgtgcgcacgcgatagtttcacgtgcacacgcgatagtttcacgtgcgcacgtgatagtttcacgtgagcacgcgaaactaaactttatttaatttttgctccacgtccccttaggggctccgtagcATCCTGATAcacaaattcaaatattttaaaaatattcaaatatttgaaaaaaaaaattgaatttgaaaAATCTGATGAAaagtttttattgatatttttgaaCTACCATTAAGCTTTTTTTGTCAAATCAGCagattattttttagaaaagaactctgttctatttgaatatattttaaaatgtagtttattcctgtgattttacaGCGTAATTGTTAGCATCTGGATGACTGATCAGCATCCTcatacacaaattaaaatatttgaaaaatatgtacaaaatttcaaatatttgaaaaaaaaaaaaaaaaaagaattaaaaaacatCTAATAGAAAaggtttttattgatatttttgaaTTACCATTAAGCCTTTTTTTGGCAAATCAGCACATTTTTTTCCCCCAAGATGCAGGCTTGTGGTTCTTTTATTGTTTGAATGCATGATGTAAACTGTGGTGTAGTTTTCCTGTCTGTTTCAGATACTGGATGATTCCTGTACTCTTCATTCACTGGCAGATTCTGGGAATTAAACTGAGCTCGGCAAAAGAAAAGCGCTTATGATGTTCCAGTATCAGACAGTGAAAGTACGGCCCACTTCCTGTCACATATTGCTGTGAGGGGGCGGCGTTAAGGTAGTTTTATCAGTGTGACCCAGCTGTGTTCGATGCCGCAGTCTTAACGCTCCTTCAGACTGATACTGACACAAAGACACACTGGTGACGCTGGTAAGAACTTCGCTTATAAATACATTGCATTATTAAACACTTTACACATTAGTTCTGTCATTTAAATGTGATTGATTCTTGATTTAGTTAGCTGGTAGTTAAATATTATTCAATTATTCAATCCAATATTGTTAATGGGTTTCTGCTCAGCACCCATTGGGAACCTTAGTGAAGTAAAGGGCTGGTAAACACACTCGTATTTACTGAATCATACATGCTGCTGGTTAAAATGAGATATTTAAGTCAAATAAGAAGAACATAAGATAAGGTTCACAAGCAGTTTTCTAGcaagtgaaaaataaaaaagacactgATATGCCAagagtcaataaaataaaatattaaattaaattaactattAATAATGTAATGTGCTGAAGAGGTAGTAATGTGTACAGTTTGTGTgaataaatggtcaaataaaataaataaaatagaaaaaaaaaaaaattgtgcttaCACACACAAGGAATTTTCCATGGTGCTGAAGAGGTAGCAATGTGTACAGTTCatgtaaataaatgataaaataaattgaagaaataaaatgaaatgaaattaaattacaataaaataattaaatataattaaattaaaaaatacaataaaataataaaatgaaataaaaatacagaaaaaattttattaaataaattaaaaaataaaataaaatagtaaattatattaaattcatttaaattcaattcatttaataaaaataaaacagagctATATATCAAATGAAAGAGCTTAAGTGCAAATTGTGCTTACACAAGGAATTTTCCATGGTGCTGAAGAGGTAGCAATGTGTACAGTTCAtgtaaataatagtaatatataataaaataaaattacaataaaataatagaattaaattaaaataaatatataataaaataaaataaaataaaaaaataccgtaaaaataattaaattaaaaatacaataaattaataaatattattaaattaaataaataaaaaaaatacaataataaaataaaaatagagctATATATCAAATAAAAGACCTTTATTGTAAATTGTGCTTATACACACAATACATTTTTCCATGGTACTGAAGAAGTAGCAATGTGTACAGTTCatgtaaataaatgataaaaataaattaaattaaataaaaaaatacaataaaataacaaaatataattaaaatgaagtaaaacaataaaatacaataataaataaaataaagtgagagaattaaaaaaaatacaaaaaataataaattaaataaaaaaaatacaataaaataatttaaaaaatactaaataaaataaaataaataaaatactgtggTGGCACTATATATACAATTGTATATACCattgcatttattatttaaaaaacatttgaaaacacCATAACTTTACCATTGTGCATCCCAAAAATAAGATATTACAGTGATTGTTagcataattatatttaattttcaattAATATTATCACTGAattaaattttaagttaaacGTGTATTAGATTCGTAAGTATTGGGTTTTTCCTCTATACTGAGACCATGAAATGTTTGTATCACCCTGGTAATTTATATCTTTGTCTTCCCTACTTCCTTAGCTTCCTTAGCTTCCTCGTGCAATTCCAGATAAGCCTAAACATCTCAGTCTATTCAGTTTAGCACTCCATACATGGAACCAACAAATATTGGGATGTCACTGCATTAGAACAAAATGCCATTTATTGCACAGATCATGCAGTGCTGAATGGATCAGGATGTTTTAGGTGATTTGATGTGTGTCTGTCtgcagtgtgtgtgtgctggCATGCGGTGTGTTGTGCTCGTGTTGAAGGTCGTGCTTTCATTGCTGGCCTGTGAGATGAGCGCGGCTCAGCTCTGGTGTCCTGAGATGTGTTCCTGCGCGGCCGGTGTGGTGGACTGCAGTAAACGTGGCCTCACCACGGCCAGCCTGCCCTCGTCCTTCCCTCCACACACCACCACACTCCACCTGAACGACAACCACCTGACGGCTCTGCCCAACGGCCTGCTGGACTCGCTGCCCGGCCTGCGCCTCGCCGCTCTTCACGGAAACCCGTGGTCATGTGACTGCGGCATCCTTTATCTGAGAGGATGGCTGCTCAAACAGAACAACCACGCTTCCCTTCGGTGAGTGTGTAGATAAAAATATGGGATTTTTCATACTGCAAAACcattgttttttcatgcactggtcaattttgagattttggatttgttttcttttagatttctatttatgtatttttaacatttttctcCTGAGCCAGAAATGTCCTCTTCGTTTTCAACTTTCCAGTTTTAATCCCATCCCATTCTTATTtagtttaaattattaatataaaatcttttttttttcttttggttaaAAGGAAATAAGTTGAGGtttatatgctgttttttttaccgGTTGTCAAATGTTAAAGAATATGTAACTGCcttttatttaaatgaaataaaaataaaataaaataaagtaaaataaaataatgtatttctgttttatgacaaaaagagatgcacaaaattcccctctgtaaaaaaacaacaaccttaaatcataaaaaaattactttaaataaaacaaacaaacaaaaataaataaataaataaataaataaataaaatcaaataaaatgtatttcttttttataGAGTCACAAAAAGAGATGCACAAATTCCCCTCTGTAAAAAAACCTTAAATCTTAaagaaaaatactttaaataaaattgaattaaataaaagaataaaaaaaatgtatttctgttttatggagtgacaaaaagaGATACACAAAATTCCTCTCtattataaaaaaagtaaaacctAAATCATAGAAcaaaattactttaaataaaataaactttaatgaAATAAACTgaagtaaaacataaaaaatagtttattttagcATGATATCAAGgcaatatttgattttattttagtattttaatttctcatttttatttagtttaacgtTGTGTACCAAAATAACTAATATTACAActaatatatctatatatatatctatatctatatctatatctatatctatatatatatatatatatatatatatatatatatatatatgaaaatgacaaaacacaactACAATactaaaaattaatataaaattaacatgaaataagaaaatacaaaaaaaatgtcaaCAGAATAACtgccttttatttaaaaaataaataaataaaattaaataaaactaaattaaattaaattaaattaaattaagcatTTGTCATACGGAGtgacaaaaatatacaaaataatatatatatatatatatatatatatatatatatatatatatatatatatatatatatatatgtgtaaaataaaataaaatgaaataaaaaatatattttatttcaacttgTTACAAggcaatatttcattttattttcagtatttaaactttcatttagtttaacttggtgtaccaaaataactaaaatgacaaaacacaactACATTACTAAgattaatataaaatttaaacgcaatcagaaaatacaaaaattaaaattaaataaaaatgtcaacaGAATAAAAAATGTTGAGCCTGGCTTTATCAGGTGTTCAGATTTCTACTGTATTAGTTATGTCAAGTGCCTTAATATCTAAATATTTCCTCACACAGCAAGTTAAAAGTCACCTGTTTCTCTGATGTTTTCATCTGAGACAAAGTTGATGctttaatcattttttaaagtttaatgaaTCATAACTGTGTTCTTGGCAACTGTTTTTTTTAGGAACGTTAGCTGCAGTTCTCCTGCTCACCTGCGGGGGCGCCTGCTCGTGTATCTGTCCGAACAGGAGCTGCTGGATTCGTGTCGTTACTGGATGTGTAATCTGGCTCTGGCCTCTCAGATCAGCCTCTTCATCTTCATCACTGTTCAGGTGCTCCTGCTGGCCTCTGTCATCCTCTTCCTCCGGCGGTTTGAGCTGCTCACCCGAGAGGCGCGTCGCACGGCTGCGGAGACCTTCACGGCGGAAGACGACGCGACGCAGAGTAACGAATACGTCATGTTAAAAGACAGGAGCTTGTAGGACGAGAAAGAAACAACTGTGTTCATTTCATTGTAATAATTTTGcacagtttatttttatttatcatataAAGTACTTACATTTATCtccttttattgttttttttttttttgcatacattTTCCAGTCTTGACCTGCAATAGAAATGCTTAATGCAATTTAGAAAACCAAATGTAGTATTTACTGTAAATCGCCCTAATTGGGAAAAATAAGGAATAAATTTCTCTTTTGTACTTTGTATGTAAATAATTACATTCTTTTGTAAACTTGATCTATCGGtcacaatgaattaaacaattttgGTGCATATTTACAGGTGCATGTGTGCGTTATGTTCTTGTTATTCACTattatatcatttattttaatttattactattatatcatcttttatttttgctttaataaaaacaaaattatataatatacacaCGCTTTAAAGATTCGCGAACCagcttctgaatcaaatgatttgcgatctgcacTCTAAAGTCCAAATCTaagcaaatgattcacgaacttgGTCCGAAGTTCcgaataaatcaaatgatttgcaatgtgcTCTTTGAAGCCCTGATCTAAATCTCCAAATCGGCACTCCAAATCTGAaccaaaagatttgcgaacccactccaaatttgaaactaaattaaatgaatcGTGATACGCGGTttgaaattccgatctgaatcaaatgattcgcaaacccgctccgaagtttcgatcgaATAAAAAGATTTGTGATCCGCACTttaaagtttcgatctgaatcaaatgattcacgcggACACACGCACTtggaagttctgatctaaataaaatcttgatctgaatcaaaagatttgcgaacctgctccgaagttcttatcgaatcaaatgattcacgatgtgCACTCCTACGTCCAAATCTGAaccaaaagatttgcgaaccgcTCCAAAGTTGAAATCTAAATCAAAAATCGTGATACGCTGTTT
Above is a genomic segment from Garra rufa chromosome 15, GarRuf1.0, whole genome shotgun sequence containing:
- the gp1bb gene encoding platelet glycoprotein Ib beta chain isoform X1 → MDQDVLGDLMCVCLQCVCAGMRCVVLVLKVVLSLLACEMSAAQLWCPEMCSCAAGVVDCSKRGLTTASLPSSFPPHTTTLHLNDNHLTALPNGLLDSLPGLRLAALHGNPWSCDCGILYLRGWLLKQNNHASLRNVSCSSPAHLRGRLLVYLSEQELLDSCRYWMCNLALASQISLFIFITVQVLLLASVILFLRRFELLTREARRTAAETFTAEDDATQSNEYVMLKDRSL
- the gp1bb gene encoding platelet glycoprotein Ib beta chain isoform X2 is translated as MRCVVLVLKVVLSLLACEMSAAQLWCPEMCSCAAGVVDCSKRGLTTASLPSSFPPHTTTLHLNDNHLTALPNGLLDSLPGLRLAALHGNPWSCDCGILYLRGWLLKQNNHASLRNVSCSSPAHLRGRLLVYLSEQELLDSCRYWMCNLALASQISLFIFITVQVLLLASVILFLRRFELLTREARRTAAETFTAEDDATQSNEYVMLKDRSL